One genomic segment of Calliopsis andreniformis isolate RMS-2024a unplaced genomic scaffold, iyCalAndr_principal scaffold0463, whole genome shotgun sequence includes these proteins:
- the LOC143187986 gene encoding uncharacterized protein LOC143187986 translates to MEDIQSRIRGMTRLVTNLKKKGRNNYTISLLEQKLEYVTDVWRDIQERVKQLKKEVPDSKRKVIPFFSESTMDDAEDAFHEAQNFLMTELDSLIQEKGSAGFGNPGNTAGAGATGQPSTLELPKQNLPRFSGDPRKWCHFADLFTASIIKDQRLSDAQRLQYLNGCLEGEALASIATLEIADRNFKPAWDTLTEQFGNPRRMVLQLLATFTKLKPIRTGDIESLQQVTVGWKQTLAALQKLGRKVEHYSDVLVILIKSKLDQSLEWEWEGTQKLNQEIPSFNEMLDFLREQEHRLHVLINPVQKQAVDPKAKPRIRQHNAVVESSPSPTLECTFCGLTHGITTCKKFKLLTPELRFHYIKANQSCINCLASTHTVARCPKNAACTKCSKKHHTILHFDAPQVGTGNRRSTKKPQQGQREAGRSNVPAREPANVNTKSRASTSSADVTSHCSATESGTPAVFLATANVRVTGKGGTTRIARALIDQGSEASFISANLANDLRLARRKTPATVTGLGGGKAQDIKYSVDIEFGSTRCTEEAFRTSAYVVPRITSYAPPSVHVPEYTALRELTLADPDPASNRPIEVLIGAGTYASIIRPGLRRFGKRGPIAQETALGWILSGPVDAATSSPNPVRTLHCTVLESLDKAIRRFWEIEEIPSKLVNTKAEDECEEYFAKTVARDATGRFIVRLPFNHENPDELLGESLPIALSALTRLRKKLDLDQTLMKEYSEFLTEYESLSHMTRLEFLDKTRLYIPHRAVVRTESATTKLRVVFNASSKTAGGRSLNDILHVGPKLQNDITAVLTRWCLYQYVLVADIEKMFRQILVAAEDRRFQCIVWRTPETERNIAFELKTVTYGTACAPYLSMRTLLELKKQDGDRFPLAAPILEKDVYVDDVFMGAPDKLLLEQIRKQTCELLQQGGFNLRKWAGNSPDLLGNIPHSSHSHAVDLDLFDNSELKVLGLRWIPSGDFFYFNLQRFQPSATPITKRTLFSEIAKLYDPLGWLSPVVIRAKTLMQSQWLEKIQWDEQVSAETLKMWNTFCADWSRLNQWKLPRWIRYGADTTSVELHGFCDASLAAYSAVTYLRVTTIDNGVFTSLMMAKTRVAPIKTQSIPVLELNGAVLLAELILHVRDSLAMKIDRVVCWTDSTIALAWLKKTPIDLEGYSGQPSVENPNGPPERGMALQFLQSNLWTFGPTWLSEAEAQWPAIPASVETDESKRVAHAHVATPKPEWDFLFRFQSWRKLLRVTAYCLCWRRPSRDNQRSNAGQVIEAAEMRNAAERLARHIQGSHFAEEYRCLKNHRSIPVKSPLKSLNPFLDDKDVLRVGGRLENATLAWETKHPIILPKHYVSTLIIRQCHVDTLHGGLQLTLHTVRQNYWILGCRNAAKTVVNKCMRCVRWRGNTSTQIMQHLTPERCRPSRAFDNCGVDYAGPYRVRDSAGRGKTAHKAYIAVFVCYATRAVHIELVHDYTTSAFLAALDRFVARRGIPSCIFSDNGTNFVGADRELQQHCRAVFSATDTHNKCGAMGIQWRFNPPSAPHFGGMQEAGVKSVKHHLKRTLGEFTPTGEEMQTLLCKIEASLNSRPIAPLSDDPDDYASLTPGHFLTGGPLNAIPLQSWEMGRIEEVFPGKDGNVRVVKVRTAKSTYTRPITRMCRLPVDEPAMTTDAEGRHQGETDCSRRKSNDRDPLFLDPPIPLGGETKYFCLYLSKGKSAPAKSRALPKSVASVAPAESNQISATFDRCLKIGEQALQQETRTPSPLEKSHQEAVQETTQEEWTITIGPPRMGPVQLRVPEHIPRTTRRYRCTVPGGRYALRWDREQRLTSLLWRPAVDPPTPRGQEKSTAPAAAASQAGGRTPNRPRPKAREDNRQQAQAPTTSRALVAARPSPIASRTRRPPRPQGPTLEELTRAAVGIAVETSMRLLQQQQQLHPQQSASPPAHKRQRR, encoded by the exons ATGGAGGATATTCAGTCACGAATTCGGGGAATGACCCGACTCGTGACTAATCTGAAGAAAAAGGGGCGAAATAATTACACCATCTCTCTCCTCGAGCAGAAGTTGGAGTATGTGACTGACGTTTGGAGGGACATCCAAGAGCGAGTTAAACAGCTCAAAAAGGAAGTCCCTGACAGCAAACGGAAGGTCATACCCTTCTTCAGCGAGAGTACGATGGATGATGCAGAAGATGCGTTCCATGAAGCTCAGAATTTCCTGATGACGGAATTGGACAGCCTCATCCAGGAAAAGGGATCGGCTGGATTCGGTAACCCCGGGAATACCGCGGGTGCCGGAGCAACCGGTCAGCCTAGTACGCTTGAGCTTCCCAAGCAGAATTTACCGAGATTTAGCGGAGATCCGCGAAAGTGGTGTCACTTTGCGGATCTGTTTACCGCAAGTATAATAAAAGATCAACGGTTATCAGatgcacaacgtttgcaatatcTGAACGGCTGCTTGGAAGGAGAGGCACTCGCATCGATTGCCACGCTTGAAATTGCGGATCGTAATTTCAAGCCGGCGTGGGATACCCTGACCGAACAATTCGGGAACCCACGTCGTATGGTGCTTCAGCTACTCGCAACATTCACGAAGCTGAAGCCGATCAGGACGGGCGACATAGAAAGCCTGCAACAGGTCACCGTCGGCTGGAAACAAACGCTCGCCGCGCTCCAGAAGCTGGGGCGCAAGGTAGAGCATTACAGCGACGTGTTGGTCATCCTGATAAAATCTAAGTTGGACCAATCCCTAGAATGGGAATGGGAGGGCACGCAAAAGCTCAACCAAGAAATCCCCTCATTTAATGAGATGTTGGATTTTCTCAGGGAGCAAGAGCACAGACTGCACGTGCTGATCAACCCGGTACAAAAACAAGCGGTTGACCCCAAGGCAAAACCTCGCATACGGCAACATAACGCCGTAGTCGAAAGCTCTCCCAGTCCAACCTTGGAGTGTACATTCTGCGGACTGACGCACGGAATTACAACGTGCAAAAAGTTCAAGCTGCTCACGCCTGAATTGCGCTTCCATTATATTAAAGCGAATCAGTCGTGTATAAACTGTCTCGCTTCGACTCACACAGTCGCGCGCTGCCCTAAGAACGCAGCGTGTACAAAGTGCAGTAAGAAGCATCACACTATTCTGCACTTTGACGCACCACAAGTCGGCACAGGCAATCGTCGATCAACGAAAAAGCCACAGCAGGGCCAGCGGGAAGCGGGACGGAGTAACGTTCCCGCACGCGAGCCCGCGAATGTAAACACGAAATCTCGTGCTTCTACATCAAGCGCCGACGTGACGTCGCACTGTAGTGCGACGGAGAGCGGAACACCAGCTGTGTTTCTGGCAACGGCAAATGTGCGAGTCACAGGAAAGGGAGGCACGACGCGCATCGCGCGTGCACTCATAGACCAGGGCTCGGAAGCCTCCTTCATTTCCGCGAACCTCGCAAATGACTTGCGACTCGCGAGAAGGAAAACCCCAGCCACGGTTACGGGCTTGGGGGGCGGAAAAGCCCAGGATATAAAATATAGCGTGGATATCGAGTTCGGTTCGACACGTTGCACTGAGGAGGCGTTCCGCACCAGTGCATACGTGGTGCCTCGAATCACCTCGTATGCCCCGCCGTCGGTTCACGTGCCGGAATACACCGCGTTACGTGAACTGACACTCGCGGATCCTGACCCCGCTTCAAACCGCCCAATAGAGGTGCTGATCGGAGCTGGGACATATGCGAGCATCATTCGACCAGGGCTTCGGCGATTCGGTAAGCGAGGGCCGATCGCGCAGGAAACAGCTTTAGGCTGGATACTGTCAGGCCCGGTCGACGCAGCCACCTCTTCCCCAAACCCCGTGAGGACGCTGCATTGCACCGTCCTCGAATCGCTCGATAAAGCGATACGAAGGTTTTGGGAGATAGAGGAGATACCCTCGAAATTGGTGAATACCAAGGCAGAGGACGAATGCGAAGAATACTTCGCAAAAACCGTCGCGCGAGACGCGACGGGACGATTCATCGTTCGGTTGCCCTTCAACCACGAAAACCCGGACGAGCTGTTGGGAGAATCTCTTCCAATAGCTCTCTCCGCGTTGACTAGGTTAAGGAAAAAACTGGACCTGGATCAAACCCTCATGAAGGAATACAGTGAGTTTCTCACTGAATATGAGTCGTTGAGTCATATGACTCGCCTAGAGTTCCTCGACAAAACACGACTCTACATTCCACATAGAGCGGTTGTTCGAACGGAAAGCGCTACGACGAAGCTGCGCGTCGTGTTTAACGCTTCCAGTAAAACAGCGGGCGGACGCTCGCTGAACGACATCCTCCACGTAGGACCGAAATTACAGAACGATATCACCGCAGTATTAACGCGGTGGTGTCTGTATCAATACGTGCTAGTAGCAGATATCGAGAAAATGTTTCGACAAATTCTCGTAGCTGCAGAGGATCGTCGATTCCAATGCATCGTGTGGCGCACGCCAGAAACCGAACGAAATATAGCGTTCGAGTTAAAAACCGTGACCTACGGTACGGCGTGTGCCCCATATTTATCGATGCGAACGCTTCTCGAGCTGAAAAAACAGGACGGCGACCGCTTCCCGCTCGCCGCTCCTATCCTCGAGAAGGACGTCTATGTTGACGACGTGTTTATGGGAGCTCCGGACAAACTATTGTTGGAGCAAATCCGTAAACAAACGTGCGAGCTCTTACAGCAAGGTGGATTTAACCTTCGTAAGTGGGCTGGAAATTCGCCAGATTTATTAGGCAATATTCCACATAGCTCGCACTCCCACGCAGTCGACCTTGATTTGTTTGATAATTCCGAATTAAAGGTACTCGGTCTGCGATGGATTCCATCAGGAGATTTTTTCTACTTTAATCTGCAACGCTTCCAACCGTCTGCAACACCGATCACAAAGCGTACTTTGTTTTcggaaattgcaaaattatacGACCCTCTCGGCTGGCTTTCGCCAGTCGTGATTCGCGCGAAAACTTTAATGCAGTCCCAATGGCTGGAGAAAATCCAGTGGGACGAGCAAGTTTCCGCGGAAACGCTCAAAATGTGGAACACATTTTGTGCGGATTGGAGCAGATTGAACCAGTGGAAACTTCCCCGATGGATCCGTTATGGAGCCGACACGACTTCTGTGGAACTGCACGGATTTTGTGACGCATCGCTCGCAGCCTATTCGGCCGTCACTTATTTAAGAGTGACGACGATAGACAACGGTGTGTTTACATCGCTGATGATGGCAAAAACGCGAGTGGCTCCAATAAAAACACAGTCGATCCCAGTTCTTGAATTGAACGGGGCCGTACTGCTAGCCGAGCTAATCTTGCACGTGAGAGACTCACTTGCAATGAAAATAGATCGTGTAGTCTGCTGGACAGACTCAACGATCGCTCTAGCTTGGCTGAAAAAAACACCCATCGACCTGGAAGGTTATAGTGGCCAACCGAGTGTCGAAAATCCAAACGGCCCTCCCGAACGCGGAATGGCGTTAC AATTTCTGCAGTCGAACCTATGGACGTTTGGACCGACATGGCTGAGCGAAGCGGAAGCGCAATGGCCCGCCATACCCGCTTCCGTTGAGACCGATGAAAGCAAGCGCGTAGCGCATGCACACGTAGCAACTCCGAAGCCGGAATGGGATTTTCTGTTCCGTTTTCAATCATGGAGAAAACTGTTACGTGTAACGGCGTACTGTCTTTGTTGGCGAAGACCGTCGCGCGACAATCAAAGGTCAAACGCCGGTCAAGTAATCGAGGCGGCAGAAATGCGTAACGCAGCTGAGCGCCTCGCACGCCATATACAGGGCTCGCATTTCGCAGAGGAATACCGATGCTTAAAAAATCATCGCAGTATCCCTGTGAAGTCTCCCTTGAAAAGTCTCAACCCGTTCCTCGACGATAAGGACGTCCTGCGAGTCGGTGGAAGACTGGAGAATGCGACGCTTGCATGGGAAACCAAGCACCCGATAATACTGCCTAAGCATTATGTTTCGACATTAATAATTAGGCAGTGCCACGTAGATACGTTGCATGGGGGCTTGCAGTTGACCTTGCACACTGTCAGGCAAAATTATTGGATCCTCGGTTGTCGAAATGCAGCGAAAACCGTGGTCAACAAATGCATGCGATGCGTAAGGTGGCGAGGCAACACGTCCACGCAAATAATGCAGCATTTGACCCCGGAGCGCTGCCGCCCGTCAAGAGCATTCGACAATTGCGGAGTGGATTACGCGGGACCTTACCGTGTCCGCGACTCCGCGGGCCGAGGCAAAACAGCTCACAAAGCGTACATCGCGGTGTTTGTTTGTTACGCTACGAGGGCTGTCCATATCGAACTCGTCCATGACTACACGACGAGCGCGTTCTTAGCCGCACTCGATCGGTTTGTTGCACGACGAGGAATCCCGTCCTGCATTTTCAGTGACAATGGAACCAATTTCGTCGGTGCCGATCGAGAATTACAACAGCACTGTCGTGCAGTATTTTCTGCAACGGACACGCATAATAAATGCGGTGCTATGGGCATTCAGTGGCGGTTTAATCCACCCAGTGCCCCACACTTCGGTGGAATGCAGGAGGCCGGCGTAAAATCGGTGAAACACCATTTGAAACGCACGTTGGGAGAGTTCACACCAACGGGAGAGGAAATGCAGACGCTGCTCTGCAAGATCGAAGCGAGTCTTAACTCGCGACCGATCGCTCCCCTGAGTGACGACCCAGACGACTATGCGTCTCTTACGCCCGGTCACTTCCTGACAGGCGGACCACTAAATGCGATTCCGCTGCAGTcc TGGGAGATGGGAAGAATTGAGGAGGTGTTCCCGGGGAAAGACGGAAATGTACGTGTGGTAAAAGTACGTACAGCGAAGTCAACATACACACGCCCAATTACAAGGATGTGTAGGTTACCCGTGGATGAGCCCGCTATGACGACCGACGCCGAG GGGAGACACCAAGGTGAGACCGATTGTTCTAGAAGAAAATCGAACGATCGGGACCCCCTCTTCCTTGACCCCCCAATCCCCTTGGGAGGGGAGACGAAGTATTTCTGTCTCTATCTCTCCAAGGGAAAAAGCGCCCCCGCGAAATCGCGGGCGCTACCGAAATCGGTTGCGAGCGTCGCGCCGGCCGAGTCA AACCAAATCTCGGCGACCTTTGATCgctgtttgaagattggggagcagGCTCTCCAGCAAGAGACGCGTACACCCTCGCCACTGGAGAAGTCGCACCAGGAAGCAGTACAAGAAACCACTCAAGAGGAGTGGACAATAACCATCGGCCCACCAAGAATGGGCCCAGTACAGCTCAGGGTGCCGGAGCACATTCCGCGCACCACGCGGCGGTATCGCTGCACCGTCCCAGGAGGGCGGTACGCCCTCAGATGGGACCGGGAGCAGCGATTAACGTCACTGCTTTGGCGGCCGGCGGTGGACCCCCCAACGCCGAGAGGCCAAGAGAAGAGTACCGCCCCCGCGGCTGCAGCGAGCCAAGCGGGCGGGAGGACGCCCAACAGGCCCCGACCAAAGGCGAGGGAGGATAACCGTCAACAGGCACAAGCACCGACGACCTCCAGGGCCTTGGTGGCGGCTAGGCCCTCCCCAATTGCCAGCCGCACCCGGCGACCACCCCGGCCTCAAGGACCGACGTTAGAGGAGTTGACGCGCGCAGCAGTCGGCATCGCGGTGGAAACCTCGATGCGGCTgctgcagcaacagcagcagctacACCCGCAGCAGAGCGCGTCTCCACCAGCGCATAA acgtcaacgtcgctaa